Proteins encoded together in one Vitis vinifera cultivar Pinot Noir 40024 chromosome 4, ASM3070453v1 window:
- the LOC100242411 gene encoding protein FAR1-RELATED SEQUENCE 6: MEEVCLNSEPVFDEGDEYEIEGDSITVEHYDETSETQSKKEPPLPTVGLEFDSFDEAYDFYNLYAKEQGFGIRVSNSWFRSKRKERYRAKLSCSSAGFKKKSEANHPRPETRTGCPAMIVIRLVDSKRWRIVEVELEHNHQVSPQIKRFYKSHKKMILAAKKAQPPSEPVTEVHTIKLYRTAVVDSGCNGYTNVNEGESLNPVDHSKHLDLKEGDAHAVYNYFCRMKLTNPNFFYLMDLDDEGRLRNVFWADARSRAAYGYFCDTVAIDTSCLANKFEIPLISFVGMNHHGQSVLLGCGFLGHESVEYFVWIFRAWLTCMLGRPPQVIITDQCKPLQNAISEVFPGARHCYCLWYIMQRVPEKLGGLKGFETIKRQMNKAVYESLKIAEFETSWADMIKRHNLGDNKWLQTLYEDRQRWVPVYLKDTFFAGMIPVQENDGLNAFFDGYIHKHTSFKEFVDKYDLALHRKHLKEAMADLESRTSSFELKTKCNFEVQLSKMYTKAIFMKLQSEVEGMYSCFNTKQVSVNGPIITYMVKERVEVEGKEKVVRYYEVLYETTQVDIRCICSLFNFKGYLCRHALTVLNYNGVEEIPSRYILPRWSKDFKCRYVVDHGSGDIDVYNPVHWQNNLYKRAIPLVEEGALSQQHYKVVLDELQGLLNKFSVLEEM; the protein is encoded by the coding sequence ATGGAAGAAGTTTGTCTCAACAGTGAGCCCGTATTTGATGAAGGTGATGAGTATGAGATTGAGGGAGACAGCATCACGGTGGAACATTATGATGAAACTAGCGAAACACAGTCTAAGAAGGAACCCCCACTACCTACCGTGGGTTTGGAGTTTGATTCTTTTGATGAAGCTTATGATTTTTATAATCTTTATGCTAAGGAGCAGGGTTTTGGCATTCGAGTAAGCAATTCGTGGTTTAGATCAAAGAGAAAAGAACGATATAGAGCAAAACTTAGCTGCAGCAGTGCTGGTTTCAAGAAAAAGAGCGAAGCAAACCATCCAAGACCAGAAACAAGAACTGGCTGTCCTGCAATGATAGTCATTAGACTGGTGGACTCTAAAAGATGGAGAATAGTTGAAGTTGAGCTTGAACACAACCATCAGGTGAGTCCACAAATCAAGCGATTTTATAAGTCACATAAGAAAATGATTCTTGCAGCCAAAAAAGCACAGCCCCCATCAGAGCCTGTCACAGAAGTACATACTATTAAGTTGTATCGAACAGCTGTTGTGGATTCCGGGTGCAATGGGTACACAAATGTTAATGAGGGAGAGAGTTTGAATCCTGTTGATCACTCTAAGCATTTGGATCTTAAAGAAGGGGATGCACATGCAGTTTACAACTACTTCTGTCGAATGAAGTTGACAAACCCAAACTTCTTTTACTTGATGGATCTTGATGATGAAGGGCGGTTGAGGAATGTATTTTGGGCAGATGCCAGGTCCAGGGCTGCATATGGTTACTTTTGTGACACAGTTGCAATTGACACAAGCTGCTTGGCAAACAAATTTGAGATCCCTCTGATTTCATTTGTTGGAATGAACCACCATGGGCAATCTGTACTGTTGGGCTGTGGCTTCCTTGGACATGAGTCGGTGGAGTACTTTGTGTGGATTTTTCGGGCATGGCTTACATGCATGCTAGGCCGCCCTCCCCAAGTTATTATTACTGACCAGTGTAAACCATTGCAAAATGCCATTTCTGAGGTCTTTCCAGGAGCTCGACATTGTTATTGTTTGTGGTATATCATGCAACGAGTTCCAGAGAAGTTAGGAGGACTGAAGGGATTTGAAACAATTAAAAGGCAAATGAATAAAGCAGTTTATGAATCCTTAAAGATAGCCGAGTTTGAAACTTCTTGGGCTGATATGATCAAACGGCACAACCTTGGGGATAATAAATGGCTTCAGACATTGTATGAAGATCGGCAACGATGGGTTCCAGTTTACTTGAAAGACACATTTTTTGCAGGAATGATTCCTGTCCAAGAAAACGATGGCTTGAATGCATTTTTTGATGGTTATATACATAAACATACATCCTTTAAGGAATTTGTTGATAAGTATGATTTAGCTCTACATAGGAAGCACCTGAAAGAAGCCATGGCAGATCTAGAATCAAGAACTTCAAGTTTTGAGCTGAAAACAAAATGTAATTTCGAGGTGCAGCTTTCCAAGATGTACACAAAGGCGATATTTATGAAGCTCCAATCAGAGGTTGAGGGAATGTACTCTTGCTTCAACACAAAGCAGGTGAGCGTTAATGGACCGATAATAACATACATGGTCAAGGAAAGAGTTGAAGTTGAAGGAAAGGAGAAAGTGGTTAGGTATTACGAGGTTTTGTATGAGACAACACAGGTAGACATCCGATGCATTTGCAGTTTGTTCAACTTTAAAGGATATTTGTGCAGGCATGCATTAACTGTCCTAAATTATAATGGTGTGGAAGAAATCCCGAGTCGTTACATTTTGCCTCGATGGAGTAAGGACTTCAAGTGCAGGTATGTTGTAGATCATGGCTCTGGTGATATTGATGTGTATAACCCAGTGCATTGGCAAAATAATCTATATAAACGTGCCATTCCCCTTGTGGAAGAAGGGGCACTGTCTCAACAACATTATAAAGTAGTATTGGATGAATTGCAAGGGTTGTTGAACAAGTTCAGTGTTTTAGAGGAAATGTGA